The Micromonospora sp. NBC_01740 genome includes a window with the following:
- a CDS encoding TetR/AcrR family transcriptional regulator yields MVVKRRYDSSRRQEQSRQTRRAILEAAGRLFVDPGYAATPLTVVAAEAGVAVQTLYAVFGSKRQLLSHLVDVTLAGDDEPVALPDRPFVAEIRALADPRAKLARYARHLVEVNARQAQVMLALAAAATADPDAAAIWRKNIEERRRGMAMFAAELVGTGALRPDLDVEQVADILWLAQDVRNFDWLVRQRGWPLEQYQRWYVDTVSGATIAGAE; encoded by the coding sequence GTGGTTGTCAAGAGACGCTATGACTCTTCCCGGCGGCAGGAGCAATCCCGACAGACCCGGCGGGCGATCCTCGAAGCGGCTGGTCGGTTGTTCGTCGACCCCGGCTACGCGGCCACGCCGCTGACCGTCGTCGCCGCGGAAGCCGGCGTCGCGGTCCAGACGCTCTACGCGGTGTTCGGCAGCAAGCGGCAACTGCTCTCCCATCTGGTTGACGTCACCCTGGCCGGTGACGACGAACCGGTGGCCCTGCCGGACCGGCCCTTCGTCGCCGAGATCCGCGCGCTCGCCGACCCCCGCGCCAAGCTCGCCCGCTACGCCCGCCATCTGGTCGAGGTGAACGCCCGGCAGGCCCAGGTGATGCTCGCGTTGGCCGCAGCGGCCACAGCCGATCCGGACGCCGCCGCGATCTGGCGCAAGAACATCGAGGAGCGCCGCCGCGGCATGGCCATGTTCGCCGCGGAACTCGTCGGCACGGGAGCCCTCCGCCCTGACCTGGACGTCGAACAGGTGGCCGACATCCTCTGGCTGGCCCAGGACGTCCGCAACTTCGACTGGCTCGTCCGGCAACGCGGATGGCCGCTGGAGCAGTACCAGCGGTGGTATGTGGACACCGTCAGCGGCGCCACCATCGCCGGTGCCGAATAG
- a CDS encoding ribulokinase, whose translation MAAGEGAARPGAGPARFVVGVDFGTLSGRAVVVDVADGAVRGEAVHPYRHGVISERLPDGTPLPPDWALQHPDDHREVLRVAVPAALRAAGIRPGDVCGVGVDATSCTMLPALADGTPLCELPDLGGRPHAYPKLWKHHAAQRQAARINDVAAARGERWLPRYGGRVSAEWQLAKALEVLEEDPTVFDRAERFIETTDWLVWQLCGRETRNVSAAGYKGLRQDGRYPSAGFLRALHPRLDGLLPRVDGPLVPVGARAGGLTAAAAAWTGLPVGTAVAAGAIDAHVTAAAARAVEPGRMLAVLGTSTCLIMNAAAYREVPGVCGVVDGGVTTGAWGYEAGQSGVGDIFAWYARTALPAGYADEARRRGLSPYELLDALAADQPVGGHGLLALDWHSGNRSVLMDHELSGVLVGLTLATRPEEIWRALLEATAFGARTVVDAFTAAGVAVDELTVAGGLTANRLLLRIYADVLGRPLHVLDSAHPAALGAAIHAAVAAGAYPDVPAASAAMGAGRRETWHPDPARAAAYDDLYAEYRALHDHFGRGGTDVLHRLRTLRHRARTGP comes from the coding sequence GTGGCGGCAGGAGAAGGCGCGGCGCGGCCGGGGGCCGGGCCGGCCCGATTCGTCGTCGGCGTCGACTTCGGCACCCTCTCCGGCCGGGCGGTCGTGGTCGACGTCGCCGACGGCGCCGTGCGGGGCGAGGCCGTCCACCCGTACCGGCACGGGGTGATCAGCGAGCGGTTGCCCGACGGCACGCCGCTGCCACCGGACTGGGCGTTGCAGCACCCCGACGACCACCGCGAGGTGCTGCGCGTCGCGGTGCCCGCCGCGCTGCGCGCCGCCGGGATCCGGCCCGGGGACGTGTGCGGCGTCGGCGTCGACGCCACCTCCTGCACGATGCTGCCCGCCCTCGCCGACGGCACCCCGCTCTGCGAGTTGCCCGACCTGGGCGGCCGGCCGCACGCGTACCCGAAGCTGTGGAAGCACCACGCGGCCCAGCGGCAGGCCGCCCGGATCAACGACGTCGCCGCCGCGCGCGGCGAGCGCTGGCTGCCCCGCTACGGCGGCCGGGTCTCCGCCGAGTGGCAGCTCGCCAAGGCGCTGGAGGTGCTGGAGGAGGACCCGACGGTCTTCGACCGGGCGGAGCGCTTCATCGAGACCACGGACTGGCTGGTCTGGCAGCTCTGCGGCCGGGAGACCCGCAACGTCTCCGCCGCCGGCTACAAGGGGCTGCGGCAGGACGGGCGGTACCCGTCGGCGGGGTTCCTGCGCGCCCTGCACCCCCGCCTCGACGGCCTGCTGCCGCGCGTCGACGGTCCGCTCGTGCCCGTGGGCGCCCGGGCCGGCGGGCTCACCGCCGCGGCCGCCGCGTGGACCGGGCTGCCGGTCGGGACCGCCGTCGCGGCGGGCGCCATCGACGCGCACGTCACCGCCGCGGCGGCCCGCGCCGTCGAGCCCGGCCGGATGCTTGCGGTGCTCGGCACCTCCACCTGCCTGATCATGAACGCGGCGGCGTACCGCGAGGTGCCCGGCGTCTGCGGCGTGGTCGACGGGGGCGTCACCACCGGGGCCTGGGGCTACGAGGCGGGACAGAGCGGGGTCGGCGACATCTTCGCCTGGTACGCCCGCACCGCCCTGCCGGCCGGCTACGCCGACGAGGCGCGGCGCCGTGGGCTCAGCCCGTACGAACTGCTGGACGCCCTGGCCGCCGACCAGCCGGTGGGCGGGCACGGGCTGCTGGCCCTGGACTGGCACAGCGGCAACCGCTCGGTGCTGATGGACCACGAGCTGAGCGGCGTGCTGGTCGGACTGACCCTCGCCACCCGCCCCGAGGAGATCTGGCGGGCGCTGCTGGAGGCCACCGCCTTCGGCGCCCGGACCGTCGTCGACGCGTTCACCGCCGCCGGGGTGGCCGTCGACGAGCTGACCGTGGCCGGCGGGCTGACCGCCAACCGGTTGCTGCTGCGGATCTACGCCGACGTACTCGGCCGGCCGCTGCACGTGCTGGACTCCGCCCACCCGGCGGCGCTGGGCGCGGCCATCCACGCGGCGGTCGCCGCCGGGGCGTACCCGGACGTGCCGGCCGCCTCGGCGGCGATGGGCGCCGGCCGGCGCGAGACCTGGCACCCCGACCCGGCCCGGGCGGCGGCCTACGACGACCTGTACGCCGAGTACCGCGCCCTGCACGACCACTTCGGCCGGGGCGGCACCGACGTCCTGCACCGCCTCCGCACCCTCCGCCACCGTGCGAGGACAGGACCTTGA
- a CDS encoding aminotransferase-like domain-containing protein: MNFLNEVAQHYPDAVSLAAGRPYEEFFDVAALHRHLETFRRHLADDLGQSPAQVHRTLLQYGRTKGIVHHLVARNLAVDEQVTVDPEAIVVTVGCQEAMFLVLRALRADPRDVLLAVAPTYVGLTGAARLLDLPVRPVRGGPAGIDLADLREQVRLARAAGLRPRACYVMPDFANPSGTSIGLADRRRLLDLAAEEDLLLLEDNPYGLFPAAESGRPPTQSGRPPTLKALDTARRVVYLGSFAKTVLPGARVGYVVADQRVAGADGTVGLLADQLAKIKSMVTVNTSPIAQAVVGGALLEHGCSLVAATVRERAAYGRNLRHLVDGLARRFPAGTSPVRWNVPAGGFFVVVTVPFGVDDALLHRSAREYGLLWTPMAHFYDDGAPVDALRLSVSAVTPEQIDLGLDRLAALVADETARRAANAEVG, translated from the coding sequence ATGAACTTCCTCAACGAGGTGGCCCAGCACTACCCCGACGCGGTGTCGCTCGCGGCCGGCCGGCCGTACGAGGAGTTCTTCGACGTCGCGGCGCTGCACCGGCACCTGGAGACGTTCCGCCGGCACCTGGCCGACGACCTGGGGCAGAGCCCCGCGCAGGTGCACCGGACGCTGTTGCAGTACGGCCGCACCAAGGGCATCGTGCACCACCTCGTCGCCCGCAACCTCGCCGTCGACGAGCAGGTGACGGTCGACCCGGAGGCGATCGTGGTGACCGTCGGCTGCCAGGAGGCGATGTTCCTGGTGCTGCGGGCGCTGCGGGCCGACCCGCGCGACGTGCTGCTCGCCGTCGCCCCGACGTACGTGGGGCTGACCGGCGCCGCCCGGCTGCTGGACCTGCCGGTGCGGCCGGTGCGGGGCGGCCCCGCCGGGATCGACCTGGCCGACCTGCGCGAGCAGGTGCGCCTCGCCCGGGCGGCGGGGCTGCGCCCGCGCGCCTGCTACGTGATGCCGGACTTCGCCAACCCGTCCGGGACCAGCATCGGCCTGGCCGACCGGCGGCGGCTGCTCGACCTGGCCGCCGAGGAGGACCTGCTGCTGCTGGAGGACAACCCGTACGGTCTCTTCCCCGCCGCGGAGTCGGGTCGGCCGCCGACGCAGTCCGGTCGGCCGCCGACGCTGAAGGCGCTGGACACCGCGCGGCGGGTGGTCTACCTGGGCTCGTTCGCCAAGACGGTGCTGCCCGGCGCGCGTGTGGGCTACGTGGTCGCCGACCAGCGCGTCGCCGGCGCCGACGGCACGGTGGGGCTGCTCGCCGACCAGCTCGCCAAGATCAAGAGCATGGTCACGGTGAACACCTCGCCGATCGCCCAGGCGGTCGTCGGCGGGGCGCTGCTGGAGCACGGGTGCAGCCTCGTGGCGGCCACCGTCCGGGAGCGGGCCGCGTACGGACGCAACCTGCGCCACCTGGTGGACGGCCTGGCCCGGCGCTTCCCGGCGGGCACCTCGCCGGTGCGGTGGAACGTCCCGGCCGGCGGGTTCTTCGTCGTGGTCACCGTGCCGTTCGGGGTCGACGACGCGCTGCTGCACCGTTCCGCCCGCGAGTACGGCCTGCTCTGGACGCCGATGGCGCACTTCTACGACGACGGCGCCCCGGTCGACGCGCTGCGGCTGTCGGTCAGCGCCGTGACCCCGGAGCAGATCGACCTCGGGCTGGACCGGCTGGCCGCGCTGGTCGCCGACGAGACGGCCCGCCGGGCGGCGAACGCCGAGGTGGGATGA